A window of the Nitrospinota bacterium genome harbors these coding sequences:
- a CDS encoding DUF1834 family protein — translation MANETITQVEDAILAAINAAPIGPVGGGGYARIVDSYQGELEDEDLSRVLKLFPALLVVYDSSRYTKSAKGVYDETMRFLVVVASRNLRGEKAQRRGDVEMTGTYQMLRDVRGLIANKSLGLDVGPPEPVAERFVINTRDASIYEATYEISVDFTPV, via the coding sequence GTGGCTAACGAGACCATAACGCAGGTCGAAGACGCGATCCTGGCAGCCATAAACGCGGCCCCCATCGGCCCGGTGGGCGGGGGAGGCTATGCACGCATCGTGGACAGCTACCAGGGCGAGCTCGAGGACGAGGACTTGAGCCGGGTGTTGAAGCTATTCCCCGCCCTGCTCGTTGTCTACGACTCAAGCCGCTATACCAAGTCCGCCAAGGGGGTCTACGACGAGACGATGCGTTTCCTGGTGGTCGTGGCCTCCCGGAACCTCCGAGGGGAAAAAGCCCAGAGGCGGGGTGACGTTGAAATGACCGGGACCTACCAGATGCTCCGGGATGTTCGGGGCCTCATTGCCAATAAGTCCCTGGGCCTGGACGTCGGCCCGCCCGAGCCCGTGGCCGAGCGGTTCGTGATCAACACCAGGGATGCTTCAATCTACGAGGCGACATATGAAATCAGCGTCGATTTTACTCCTGTGTAG
- a CDS encoding phage virion morphogenesis protein gives MSGFSVHINVEGLSALGGAEAALRGIRERAKDLTVPLRAGGFHMLRSIRENFRAGGRPTRWKPLASATLKAKAPKTKLLVDTGRLMGSITFRAERDELAVGSNVIYARIHQFGGRAGRGHATTIPARPYLVFQKSDVEVIARIVGEHLAGGI, from the coding sequence ATGTCAGGATTTTCGGTCCACATCAACGTTGAGGGCTTGTCCGCCTTAGGCGGAGCAGAGGCCGCGCTGCGGGGCATCCGGGAAAGGGCGAAGGACCTTACCGTCCCCCTTCGGGCCGGGGGCTTCCACATGCTCCGCTCAATCAGGGAGAACTTCAGGGCCGGAGGGAGGCCCACGAGATGGAAACCGTTGGCTTCGGCGACGCTCAAGGCCAAGGCGCCCAAGACGAAGCTACTGGTCGATACCGGGAGGCTTATGGGCTCCATCACCTTCAGGGCGGAGCGAGATGAACTCGCGGTTGGATCGAACGTCATATACGCCCGGATACACCAGTTCGGTGGCCGGGCCGGGCGGGGCCACGCGACCACAATCCCCGCCAGGCCCTATCTTGTCTTCCAAAAGTCCGACGTGGAAGTAATCGCCAGAATAGTCGGGGAGCACCTGGCGGGTGGGATTTAG